From Corynebacterium sp. BD556, the proteins below share one genomic window:
- the dxs gene encoding 1-deoxy-D-xylulose-5-phosphate synthase, protein MGLLDTIASPADLKALSLGELGELADEIRVLLIEKVSATGGHLGPNLGVVELTIALHSVFNSPREPIIFDTSHQSYVHKILTGRAGDFDTLRKKGGLSGYTCRDESEHDWTESSHASAALSYADGLSKARRLNGRGDENVVAVVGDGALTGGMCWEALNNIADGDRNVVIVVNDNGRSYSPTIGGLAKNLTRLRDQLAAIRMQPGYDEVMESGKKTLKSMGWVGERTFEALHALKEGVKAQVVPTEMFPELGMKYVGPIEGHDLKALTHAMNYAKVYDGPIILHVVTEKGHGFAPAVNDIADQMHSTGVINPVTGKSLNKSAPGWTAVFTEEILAAAHTRDDIVAITAAMAGPTGLAPFAEKFPERFFDVGIAEQHAVTSAAGMALGGLHPVVAVYSTFLNRAFDQLLMDVALIKQPVTLVLDRAGVTGSDGASHNGVWDMALTSIVPGIRIAAPRDPQRLREEFREAIAVDDGPTIVRFPKGTAAADIDAVERLPGGADVLFRPDESADSDEFEAVIVAVGTFAESAVEVASRLNAEGLRVTVIDPRWVVPVHPDLMEVAAKADMIVVYEDGIIRAGVGSVIAEALSAAQIDTPVRHLAFPDIFPAHASRDELLEEYGLDADSATDSVREWATALAAADDTH, encoded by the coding sequence ATGGGACTGCTTGATACGATTGCGTCGCCAGCGGACCTCAAGGCTCTCTCCCTGGGGGAGCTGGGCGAGCTGGCCGATGAAATCCGTGTCCTGCTCATCGAGAAGGTTTCTGCCACGGGGGGTCACTTGGGCCCCAACCTGGGTGTCGTCGAGCTGACTATTGCGCTGCACAGTGTGTTTAACTCGCCGCGCGAACCGATCATCTTCGACACCTCTCACCAGTCCTATGTGCACAAAATTTTGACTGGGCGGGCCGGGGATTTCGACACCCTGCGCAAAAAGGGCGGCTTGTCGGGCTACACCTGTCGCGATGAAAGCGAGCACGACTGGACAGAATCCTCTCATGCTTCCGCGGCCCTGTCCTACGCGGACGGGCTGTCCAAGGCGCGCCGACTCAACGGCAGGGGTGATGAAAACGTCGTTGCCGTGGTCGGCGACGGCGCTTTGACCGGTGGAATGTGCTGGGAGGCGCTCAACAACATCGCCGACGGCGACCGCAATGTTGTGATCGTGGTCAACGACAACGGCAGGTCCTACTCTCCAACGATCGGTGGGCTAGCCAAAAACCTCACCCGCCTGCGCGACCAATTGGCGGCGATTCGTATGCAGCCGGGCTATGACGAGGTCATGGAGTCCGGCAAGAAGACCCTGAAGTCTATGGGCTGGGTCGGCGAGCGCACCTTCGAGGCGTTGCACGCGCTGAAGGAGGGTGTGAAAGCTCAGGTTGTGCCCACGGAGATGTTTCCGGAACTGGGGATGAAATACGTCGGACCCATCGAGGGGCACGACTTGAAGGCGCTTACTCATGCCATGAATTACGCGAAGGTCTACGACGGCCCGATCATTTTGCACGTTGTGACGGAAAAGGGTCATGGCTTTGCGCCGGCAGTTAACGATATTGCTGACCAAATGCACTCCACTGGGGTGATCAATCCCGTCACCGGCAAGTCATTGAACAAGTCCGCACCCGGCTGGACTGCTGTTTTCACAGAGGAGATCCTCGCCGCCGCCCACACACGCGATGACATTGTGGCCATCACCGCTGCCATGGCCGGACCGACTGGGCTGGCTCCTTTCGCCGAGAAGTTCCCGGAGCGTTTTTTTGATGTCGGCATCGCTGAGCAGCACGCGGTAACTTCTGCAGCGGGCATGGCGTTGGGTGGGCTGCACCCGGTGGTCGCGGTGTACTCCACCTTTCTCAACCGTGCCTTCGACCAGCTTCTTATGGACGTGGCCCTGATTAAGCAGCCGGTCACACTGGTGCTGGATCGCGCTGGTGTGACGGGTTCGGACGGGGCGAGCCACAATGGTGTTTGGGACATGGCCCTGACCTCTATCGTGCCGGGTATTCGCATCGCAGCGCCGCGTGATCCGCAGCGTTTGCGTGAGGAGTTCCGCGAAGCCATAGCTGTCGACGACGGCCCCACCATTGTTCGTTTCCCGAAGGGCACCGCCGCGGCCGATATTGACGCCGTTGAGCGTCTTCCGGGAGGAGCTGACGTCCTCTTTCGCCCCGATGAGTCGGCGGATTCGGATGAGTTCGAGGCAGTGATTGTTGCCGTCGGAACCTTCGCTGAGAGTGCCGTCGAAGTTGCCAGCCGCCTCAACGCTGAGGGGCTGCGCGTGACCGTCATCGATCCGCGTTGGGTCGTGCCAGTCCATCCGGACTTAATGGAAGTGGCGGCAAAGGCCGACATGATCGTGGTCTACGAAGATGGCATTATTAGGGCGGGTGTGGGTTCTGTCATAGCGGAGGCGCTGTCGGCCGCGCAGATCGACACTCCTGTGCGTCACCTGGCTTTCCCGGATATCTTCCCCGCCCACGCCTCACGCGATGAGTTGCTAGAGGAGTACGGCCTGGACGCCGATTCAGCGACGGACTCGGTGCGTGAATGGGCCACGGCGCTTGCGGCGGCAGACGACACACATTAA
- a CDS encoding class I SAM-dependent RNA methyltransferase — protein MSTSSLPGGVVLEDIEITAMAHGGEGLGRAPDGRVVFIADTVVGDVVEAEVTRAKKRWARASLTRITVPSPLRQPVSCPAAAAGAGCCDYSHIRPEAQLGLKADVLRGQLGALANRSGVLDSFDPAADLAVKELDPVRGWRTRVRLGVDGSGRAGLRRARCTEVLPGVHCSQVVEGIFDGIVGAHARRFTPGAEVVVVLDSNSERHVVETTRAQRGRRVERIDTVVEGRGSVVQRVGVYEFVFPATAFWQAHCAAPEHYTAVVEKWGATNDSRRVGWDLYGGVGVFVPAISQATGGGHVDSVDYSPTAATPQPSLDGFDVRRHNQKVEVGFDNFADPALVVLDPPRSGAGKEVIGKTAHRRPNKVVHVGCDPATFSRDLSFWGEHSYAVKAMELIDAFPGTHHFETIALLEPR, from the coding sequence ATGTCCACTTCTTCTCTGCCGGGCGGCGTGGTGCTCGAAGACATTGAGATTACCGCCATGGCCCACGGCGGTGAGGGTCTTGGCCGCGCACCTGATGGTCGCGTCGTTTTCATCGCGGACACGGTGGTAGGCGATGTTGTCGAGGCGGAAGTTACCCGCGCCAAAAAGAGGTGGGCCAGGGCGTCGCTGACAAGGATCACTGTCCCTTCTCCACTTCGTCAACCCGTTTCCTGTCCGGCTGCGGCTGCGGGTGCTGGATGCTGCGATTACAGCCATATCCGTCCGGAGGCTCAACTTGGACTGAAAGCCGATGTTTTGCGTGGTCAGTTGGGTGCGTTGGCGAATCGTTCGGGCGTGCTCGATTCATTCGACCCTGCCGCCGATTTAGCTGTCAAAGAGTTAGACCCGGTGCGTGGGTGGCGTACCCGTGTGCGGCTTGGCGTGGATGGGTCGGGCCGCGCGGGTCTGCGCCGGGCTCGTTGCACCGAGGTTCTCCCGGGTGTGCACTGCAGCCAGGTTGTTGAGGGGATTTTCGACGGCATTGTCGGGGCTCATGCGCGTCGCTTTACTCCGGGTGCAGAGGTGGTTGTCGTGCTTGACAGTAATTCTGAACGCCACGTGGTGGAAACGACTCGCGCCCAAAGGGGCCGTCGCGTCGAGCGCATCGACACGGTCGTTGAAGGTCGCGGCTCGGTGGTTCAGCGAGTGGGGGTTTACGAGTTTGTTTTCCCTGCGACGGCGTTTTGGCAGGCGCATTGCGCGGCACCGGAGCATTACACGGCAGTCGTCGAAAAGTGGGGAGCGACCAATGATTCGCGGCGTGTTGGGTGGGACCTCTACGGCGGTGTTGGGGTGTTCGTTCCCGCGATCTCGCAGGCAACGGGGGGCGGGCATGTTGATTCGGTGGATTATTCGCCGACGGCGGCTACACCCCAACCGAGCCTTGATGGCTTCGATGTACGCCGACATAACCAAAAAGTGGAGGTCGGTTTCGACAACTTCGCCGATCCTGCGCTAGTTGTCCTCGACCCGCCGCGCTCGGGCGCAGGCAAAGAGGTCATCGGTAAAACTGCCCACCGCAGACCCAACAAAGTCGTCCACGTTGGTTGCGACCCAGCAACCTTCTCTCGCGACCTGTCGTTTTGGGGGGAACATTCCTATGCGGTGAAGGCTATGGAGCTTATCGACGCCTTTCCCGGCACCCACCATTTTGAAACGATAGCCCTGCTGGAACCGCGCTAG
- a CDS encoding DUF3710 domain-containing protein yields the protein MAWWPFGQSKKNDSKPAESGRASATSGETLDAQGTEAGGGDKSAQPANETADPVVIEHDSIGGTTGPFDGDSVRIEDFDFSDFSQVTLDLSSMRIPLPKKSQVQVEMGEAGPKMVHIVTPHGRATPVAFASPRTGGMWETSSEEIAEGMREEGMPVTFETGPWGREVVGQGNHGVIRIIGVEGPRWLYRLTLAAPSGKEDDLTALGHEIIARTFVYRGTEPILAGNSLPVVLPQQLATQVQEAVAQRDAQRQAQQSQQEGGSPLSGTPAALQEALQKLMEIQPKKQTDDPTNPEQKNL from the coding sequence ATGGCCTGGTGGCCCTTCGGACAGAGCAAAAAGAACGACAGCAAACCGGCAGAATCCGGACGTGCTTCCGCGACTAGCGGTGAGACACTAGATGCGCAGGGGACCGAAGCTGGCGGCGGAGACAAGTCCGCGCAGCCTGCGAATGAAACCGCAGACCCGGTGGTCATCGAGCATGACTCCATTGGTGGGACCACAGGACCTTTCGACGGCGACTCTGTCCGGATTGAAGACTTTGACTTCTCGGATTTCTCTCAAGTCACCCTCGACTTAAGCTCGATGCGCATCCCACTGCCGAAGAAATCCCAGGTACAGGTAGAGATGGGTGAGGCGGGCCCCAAGATGGTCCATATTGTCACCCCGCACGGGCGCGCTACCCCGGTGGCCTTCGCATCCCCACGCACCGGCGGGATGTGGGAGACTTCCTCGGAAGAAATTGCGGAAGGGATGCGCGAGGAGGGCATGCCAGTAACTTTCGAGACTGGTCCTTGGGGCCGCGAGGTTGTCGGCCAAGGCAATCACGGGGTTATCCGCATTATCGGTGTGGAGGGTCCGCGCTGGCTCTATCGCCTTACTTTAGCGGCGCCTTCGGGTAAGGAAGATGACTTGACGGCTCTCGGCCACGAGATCATTGCCCGCACCTTCGTCTATCGCGGCACCGAACCGATTCTGGCTGGCAACTCCCTGCCGGTGGTTTTGCCGCAGCAGTTAGCGACGCAGGTGCAGGAGGCCGTGGCGCAGCGCGACGCGCAGCGGCAGGCTCAGCAATCCCAGCAAGAAGGTGGGTCACCCCTTAGCGGCACTCCCGCCGCGCTGCAGGAGGCGCTTCAGAAGCTGATGGAGATTCAACCGAAAAAGCAGACGGACGACCCGACAAATCCTGAGCAAAAGAACCTGTAG
- the dut gene encoding dUTP diphosphatase produces MKDNTALNAPVTHVALKRLDPDLPMPHRAHPGDAGADLYAAENRTLQPGERALVGTGIALALPYGTVGLIHPRSGLAAKHGITVLNTPGTVDAQYRGELKVCLLNTDPVESFEVTRGMRIAQLVVQKVELPDFIEVDELDETQRGTGGYGSTGTH; encoded by the coding sequence ATGAAAGACAACACAGCTTTAAATGCTCCGGTTACGCACGTGGCGCTCAAGCGGCTCGACCCCGACCTGCCGATGCCTCACCGGGCGCATCCGGGCGACGCGGGCGCTGACCTGTATGCGGCCGAGAACCGCACTTTACAGCCCGGTGAGCGGGCGTTGGTGGGCACTGGTATTGCACTTGCACTGCCGTATGGCACTGTGGGGCTGATTCATCCCCGTTCCGGTCTTGCAGCGAAGCACGGCATTACCGTGCTCAACACTCCCGGCACGGTGGATGCGCAATACCGAGGCGAGCTGAAAGTATGCTTGCTCAACACCGACCCGGTCGAGTCCTTCGAGGTGACGCGCGGAATGCGCATTGCCCAATTGGTGGTTCAAAAGGTCGAACTACCCGACTTCATCGAAGTTGACGAGCTTGATGAGACGCAGCGCGGAACCGGAGGCTACGGCTCGACCGGCACGCACTGA
- a CDS encoding DUF3093 domain-containing protein has protein sequence MKQAETSSAQVLYRERQWVPWYMWFAGAALTLLLAGQFALNRNMWWFFVPLFAVGALITWFMFWLSRTTVEVEVDANGERWLLVNDASLPASVVSRSMSVPASARQNALGRQLDPAAFLVSHGWVKEHTLLVLDDPEDPTPYWLIASRDPDALLRAFLPKQHPA, from the coding sequence GTGAAACAGGCAGAAACATCCTCAGCTCAGGTGCTGTACCGGGAGCGCCAGTGGGTACCGTGGTACATGTGGTTCGCTGGCGCGGCCCTGACCTTGCTGTTGGCAGGCCAGTTTGCCTTAAACCGCAACATGTGGTGGTTTTTCGTCCCGCTTTTTGCAGTGGGCGCTTTAATCACTTGGTTTATGTTTTGGCTGTCGCGCACTACGGTTGAAGTCGAGGTCGATGCCAATGGGGAGCGCTGGCTGCTTGTCAACGACGCCAGCCTGCCTGCCTCCGTTGTGTCCCGCTCGATGAGTGTGCCAGCGTCCGCCCGCCAAAACGCGCTCGGGCGCCAACTCGACCCGGCGGCGTTTTTGGTCTCACATGGTTGGGTAAAAGAGCACACCCTTTTGGTCCTTGACGATCCGGAGGATCCAACCCCCTACTGGCTCATCGCGTCGCGTGACCCCGATGCCCTGTTGCGTGCATTTTTACCAAAGCAGCACCCAGCGTAG
- a CDS encoding DUF4193 domain-containing protein yields the protein MATDYDAPRRRMDDELETDSLEGLKAAEVAGSSMDDDGEIVEPFDIPTQDLSGEELNVTVVPRQEDEFTCASCFLVQKRTRLAYTQPDGSKICLDCE from the coding sequence ATGGCTACCGATTACGATGCTCCACGCCGTCGCATGGACGACGAGCTCGAAACTGATTCGCTCGAGGGACTAAAGGCTGCCGAGGTTGCTGGCAGCAGCATGGACGATGACGGCGAGATCGTCGAGCCCTTCGACATTCCCACGCAAGACCTGTCGGGAGAGGAGCTCAACGTCACTGTTGTGCCGCGCCAAGAAGATGAGTTCACCTGCGCCTCGTGCTTTTTGGTGCAAAAGCGAACACGGTTGGCCTACACGCAGCCGGATGGCTCCAAGATTTGCCTCGACTGCGAGTAA
- a CDS encoding inositol monophosphatase family protein: protein MTLSAHNAPEPQHLRDTAIELVTEAAALITRKRAEADTAGSGLKTETKSSEVDPVTEVDKAAEELITRRLKAHRPGDGLVGEEGANSASSTGVEWIIDPIDGTVNFIYGIPSYAVSVGVAVDGELVAGAVRNVATGETYSAARGFGAWLEVSGRTTELRASAADTPAHALIATGFSYSSAWRARQATILSTVLPQVRDIRRAGSAALDLCAVAAGRVDAYYEHGTHPWDWAAGALIAREAGALVQHPPIGARAGSDVVFAAAPGVAEPLRDILGAAGAFNSLDDSDEHTYTG, encoded by the coding sequence ATGACTTTATCTGCACATAACGCTCCAGAACCGCAGCACCTGCGAGATACAGCCATCGAACTTGTCACAGAGGCCGCCGCGCTGATCACCCGCAAGCGAGCTGAAGCCGACACGGCAGGCAGCGGACTGAAAACCGAAACCAAATCCAGCGAGGTCGACCCGGTTACGGAGGTAGATAAAGCGGCGGAAGAACTGATCACCAGACGGCTAAAAGCGCACCGCCCCGGTGATGGCTTGGTGGGGGAGGAAGGTGCCAACAGTGCATCGTCGACGGGCGTGGAGTGGATCATCGACCCAATCGACGGCACGGTCAACTTCATCTACGGCATTCCCTCTTACGCGGTCTCAGTGGGTGTGGCGGTCGACGGTGAACTTGTTGCTGGGGCAGTGCGAAACGTCGCCACCGGAGAGACCTACTCGGCGGCTCGCGGGTTTGGTGCCTGGCTTGAGGTTTCAGGTCGCACCACTGAACTTCGCGCCTCCGCCGCCGACACTCCTGCCCACGCCTTAATCGCCACCGGTTTTTCCTACTCCTCTGCCTGGCGCGCCCGCCAGGCGACCATACTTTCCACGGTTTTACCGCAGGTACGCGACATTCGACGGGCTGGGTCCGCGGCCTTGGACCTGTGCGCTGTAGCAGCGGGCAGGGTCGATGCCTACTACGAGCACGGCACCCACCCCTGGGATTGGGCGGCGGGCGCGCTCATCGCCAGGGAAGCAGGAGCGCTCGTGCAACACCCACCGATCGGCGCGCGGGCAGGCAGCGATGTTGTCTTTGCCGCCGCGCCAGGTGTTGCTGAGCCTTTGCGTGACATCCTCGGTGCAGCAGGTGCGTTCAATTCCCTCGATGACTCCGACGAACACACCTACACCGGTTAG
- the ppgK gene encoding polyphosphate--glucose phosphotransferase translates to MTALTSETFGSDAYSFGVDVGGSGIKGAVVDLSTGEFVGERMKVTTPQPATPQAVAAVIAEVVQRAEWAGPVGVALPSVIKGRSALTAANIDQEWIGTNVYELLRTNLGDRDYAVLNDADAAGLAEVAFGDPQTRQGSVVFLTFGTGIGSALLVDGTLFPNTELGHMVIGGREAEHFASSAVREREDLSYKVWASRVSTVIKEYERLLNPTAFVVGGGISRKADKWVPLLEVNADVFPARLRNRAGIVGAAMAARDHVNP, encoded by the coding sequence ATGACTGCACTCACCTCTGAAACCTTCGGTTCCGACGCGTACTCCTTCGGCGTCGACGTGGGCGGATCAGGCATCAAAGGCGCTGTGGTGGACTTGTCCACCGGCGAGTTCGTCGGTGAGCGGATGAAGGTCACCACTCCCCAACCTGCCACCCCACAGGCGGTGGCCGCGGTCATCGCCGAGGTTGTGCAGCGCGCCGAGTGGGCTGGCCCAGTTGGGGTGGCGTTGCCGTCGGTTATCAAGGGGCGCAGCGCCCTGACTGCGGCGAACATTGACCAGGAGTGGATCGGCACAAACGTCTACGAGCTTCTACGCACCAATCTGGGCGATCGCGACTACGCTGTGCTCAACGACGCGGATGCCGCGGGCCTTGCCGAGGTCGCTTTCGGCGATCCACAGACCAGGCAAGGCAGCGTGGTCTTTCTCACTTTCGGCACCGGCATCGGCTCTGCTTTGCTTGTCGACGGCACCCTATTTCCCAACACCGAACTCGGGCACATGGTCATCGGCGGGCGCGAGGCGGAGCACTTTGCTTCTTCTGCCGTTCGCGAGCGGGAAGACTTGAGTTACAAAGTCTGGGCTTCGCGTGTGAGCACGGTGATCAAGGAATACGAACGCCTGCTCAACCCCACCGCTTTCGTCGTTGGCGGTGGCATTTCCCGCAAGGCCGACAAGTGGGTGCCACTTCTCGAGGTCAACGCGGACGTCTTTCCTGCCCGGTTGCGCAACCGGGCGGGCATCGTGGGAGCGGCGATGGCGGCGCGCGATCACGTCAACCCGTAG
- a CDS encoding RNA polymerase sigma factor, whose protein sequence is MATSENSGTKTVDSSTTVEGGDSASDGAKAPAGGTAAKKTARKSAKKTVKKAVKKTAKKAVKKTAKKAAKKTAKKTVKKTAKKTVKKAAKKTTAKKATAKHPDAAAGGDDEETLAVIDAQGIDEADDVEDFDPLLGEEDDDDFANEDEIEDEKLDEDEDSEDDEEEDADDGSSVWDIEESAALRQARKDAQLTASADSVRAYLKQIGKVALLDAEQEVSLAKRIEAGLYAQHRLDEMARAAEEGDKDAKLTPAVKRDLRAVARDGRKAKNHLLEANLRLVVSLAKRYTGRGMAFLDLIQEGNLGLIRAVEKFDYSKGYKFSTYATWWIRQAITRAMADQARTIRIPVHMVEVINKLGRIQRELLQDLGREPTPIELAKEMDITEEKVLEIQQYAREPISLDQTIGDEGDSQLGDFIEDSEAVVAVDAVSFTLLQDQLQDVLHTLSEREAGVVRLRFGLTDGMPRTLDEIGQVYGVTRERIRQIESKTMSKLRHPSRSQVLRDYLD, encoded by the coding sequence GTGGCAACCAGCGAGAATTCCGGGACGAAAACCGTCGACAGTTCAACGACAGTCGAGGGAGGCGATTCCGCATCTGACGGCGCCAAAGCACCAGCCGGAGGCACCGCCGCCAAGAAAACGGCTCGCAAAAGCGCCAAGAAGACCGTCAAGAAGGCAGTGAAGAAGACCGCCAAGAAGGCAGTGAAGAAGACCGCCAAGAAAGCAGCGAAGAAGACTGCCAAGAAGACGGTTAAGAAGACTGCGAAAAAGACGGTCAAGAAGGCTGCGAAAAAGACCACCGCCAAAAAGGCGACAGCGAAACACCCCGATGCCGCTGCGGGTGGCGACGATGAGGAAACTCTCGCCGTTATCGACGCCCAAGGCATCGACGAAGCAGACGATGTCGAAGATTTCGATCCCCTTCTCGGCGAAGAAGACGACGATGATTTCGCCAACGAAGACGAAATTGAAGACGAAAAGCTCGACGAAGACGAAGATTCCGAAGACGACGAAGAAGAAGACGCCGACGACGGATCCTCCGTCTGGGACATCGAGGAATCCGCGGCGCTGCGCCAAGCCCGCAAAGACGCTCAACTCACCGCCTCAGCGGACTCCGTGCGCGCCTACCTGAAGCAGATCGGCAAGGTTGCGCTTCTTGATGCCGAACAGGAAGTCTCTTTGGCCAAGCGCATTGAAGCAGGACTATATGCGCAGCACCGCCTCGACGAGATGGCTCGTGCTGCCGAGGAAGGCGACAAAGACGCCAAACTCACCCCGGCCGTCAAGCGCGACCTGCGGGCCGTGGCCCGCGATGGTCGCAAAGCGAAAAACCACCTGCTGGAGGCCAACCTGCGCCTCGTTGTGTCTTTAGCGAAGCGCTATACCGGCCGTGGCATGGCCTTCCTCGACCTCATTCAGGAAGGCAACCTCGGCCTGATCCGCGCTGTGGAGAAGTTTGACTACTCCAAGGGATACAAGTTCTCCACCTACGCCACCTGGTGGATCCGCCAGGCCATCACCCGTGCCATGGCGGATCAGGCCCGCACCATCCGCATACCGGTCCACATGGTGGAAGTCATCAACAAATTGGGCCGCATACAGCGCGAGCTGCTTCAGGACCTAGGCCGCGAACCGACGCCCATCGAACTGGCCAAAGAAATGGACATTACCGAGGAAAAGGTCCTCGAGATTCAGCAGTACGCCCGCGAGCCGATCTCCCTCGACCAAACTATCGGCGACGAAGGCGACAGCCAGCTCGGCGACTTCATTGAGGACTCCGAGGCGGTCGTCGCTGTTGACGCCGTGTCCTTTACTCTGCTGCAAGACCAACTTCAAGACGTTTTGCACACGCTGTCCGAGCGTGAAGCTGGCGTGGTCCGCTTACGCTTTGGCCTCACCGACGGCATGCCGCGCACCCTCGACGAGATCGGCCAAGTCTACGGTGTCACCCGTGAACGCATTCGCCAGATCGAGTCGAAGACCATGTCCAAACTGCGCCACCCCTCGCGTTCCCAAGTTCTGCGCGACTACCTGGACTAA
- a CDS encoding DEAD/DEAH box helicase: MASKPRDFLAVATPGAGKTTFALTLARALVDSRTVQRIIVVVPTEHLKHQWSDAAKRFGLSLDSAFSNSSAVNPAFDGIVVTYAQVGMHPFKHRAVASARRTLAILDEIHHAGDAKSWGDGVREAYDDVEHRLALTGTPFRSDDSAIPFVRYEEDGEGHLISQADYTYGYSHALADGVVRPVVFLAYSGEAQWKDSAGEEYSARLGEPLSPEQTARAWKTALDPKGDWIAAVLQAAHTRLLKLRAHIPDAGGLVIATNKTTARAYARLLEKISSTPVTVVLSDEAGASERIDEFSASDNEWMVAVRMVSEGVDVPRLAVGVYATSASTPLFFAQAIGRFVRLRRTGESASVFLPSVPVLLRLAEEMELSRDHVLGKPHRESGWSDELLAQANRQHNEPDELAGYETIGASAELDSLIFDGSTYGTATTAGSVEEQDFLGLPGLLDPEQVRTLLQKRQSDQLDAREAELKAQKAAERAAKEKAAILGTRIQPKPASQAEGGSKVAVDEIGDLRRELNTRVSIVAGKTGRPHGAIHTEVRKACGGPPTALCSAEQLRERIEYLRSW; this comes from the coding sequence ATGGCCTCGAAACCGCGCGACTTTCTCGCAGTGGCAACCCCGGGTGCCGGTAAGACGACCTTCGCTCTCACGCTGGCGCGTGCGCTTGTTGATTCCCGCACGGTCCAGCGCATCATCGTCGTCGTGCCGACGGAGCATTTGAAGCACCAGTGGTCGGATGCGGCGAAGCGTTTCGGGTTGTCCCTTGACTCTGCCTTTAGTAATTCCTCGGCCGTCAATCCTGCCTTCGACGGCATAGTGGTCACCTATGCGCAGGTGGGCATGCACCCCTTCAAACACCGCGCGGTGGCTTCGGCGAGGCGCACGTTGGCGATTTTGGACGAGATCCACCACGCGGGTGATGCGAAAAGTTGGGGCGACGGCGTGCGCGAGGCCTACGACGACGTTGAGCATCGCCTTGCCTTGACCGGTACCCCGTTTCGCTCTGACGATTCCGCCATTCCCTTCGTGCGCTACGAGGAAGACGGCGAGGGCCACCTGATTAGCCAAGCCGACTACACCTACGGCTATTCGCACGCGCTTGCCGACGGCGTCGTGCGCCCTGTCGTCTTCCTCGCGTACTCGGGGGAGGCCCAGTGGAAGGACTCGGCGGGCGAGGAGTACTCGGCGCGTCTCGGCGAGCCGCTTAGCCCCGAGCAAACAGCGCGCGCTTGGAAAACTGCTTTAGATCCGAAAGGCGACTGGATTGCCGCAGTGCTTCAGGCGGCGCACACCCGCCTGCTCAAATTACGCGCCCATATTCCGGATGCAGGAGGTTTGGTTATTGCGACCAACAAGACCACTGCCCGCGCCTATGCGCGCCTTTTGGAAAAGATCAGTTCCACACCGGTGACGGTGGTTTTGTCCGACGAAGCTGGAGCCTCTGAGCGCATCGACGAGTTTTCAGCTTCGGACAACGAGTGGATGGTTGCCGTGCGCATGGTTTCGGAGGGCGTCGATGTGCCCCGCCTTGCCGTTGGTGTTTACGCCACATCGGCCTCGACCCCTCTGTTTTTCGCCCAGGCGATCGGGCGTTTCGTGCGCCTGCGCCGCACCGGGGAGTCTGCCTCGGTGTTTTTGCCTTCGGTGCCGGTTCTGCTTCGCCTCGCGGAGGAAATGGAGCTCTCGCGCGATCACGTACTTGGCAAGCCGCACCGCGAGTCGGGCTGGTCCGACGAGCTTTTGGCGCAGGCGAACCGGCAGCACAACGAGCCTGATGAACTTGCGGGTTACGAGACTATCGGCGCTTCCGCCGAGCTTGATTCGTTGATTTTCGATGGCTCCACCTACGGCACCGCCACCACGGCGGGTTCTGTTGAGGAACAGGACTTTTTGGGGTTACCGGGGCTTTTGGACCCCGAGCAGGTGCGCACCTTGTTGCAAAAACGCCAAAGTGATCAACTGGATGCTCGCGAGGCGGAACTAAAGGCTCAAAAGGCCGCGGAGCGCGCCGCGAAAGAAAAAGCGGCAATTTTGGGCACGAGGATCCAGCCGAAACCCGCCTCCCAGGCCGAGGGCGGCTCGAAGGTGGCGGTCGACGAGATTGGGGACTTGCGCCGCGAGCTCAACACCCGCGTGTCGATCGTCGCCGGCAAGACAGGTCGGCCCCACGGGGCGATCCACACCGAGGTGCGAAAGGCCTGCGGCGGGCCACCTACCGCCTTGTGCAGTGCCGAGCAACTGCGTGAGAGGATCGAGTACCTGCGCAGTTGGTAG
- a CDS encoding DUF3039 domain-containing protein — MGDVNTTTKTLERTDLREDTSSTNDDGTPKFFHYVKKDQIVDSAISGKMVVALCGETFPVKKQAKPGSPVCADCERIYKGLRRK; from the coding sequence ATGGGGGACGTGAATACGACGACTAAAACCTTGGAGCGCACTGATCTGCGGGAGGATACCTCGTCAACCAATGACGACGGGACCCCGAAGTTTTTCCACTACGTGAAGAAGGATCAGATCGTCGATTCGGCGATCTCAGGGAAGATGGTCGTTGCCCTATGCGGGGAGACGTTTCCAGTGAAAAAGCAGGCCAAGCCAGGTTCTCCTGTGTGCGCCGATTGTGAGCGGATTTACAAGGGGCTGCGGCGGAAGTGA